A region from the Rufibacter sp. DG15C genome encodes:
- a CDS encoding YceI family protein: MKAAKFSSRNIFTFFFCMILLEVAFPKSLSAQTVYSTHAGKAGTVKVSGTSDLQTWTVTSTEAESQGVFTLDEKNQMKAISQLQFTLKANSLQGGLKIMDHKAHKALKASKYPVISFQLESAVVLPIQANQQVIHATGSLTLKGVTHTITLPMLAVLNSDRSFTITGTKALRFSDYLIKAPSFMGGAMQAGNDITVDILLTYLPPQTQVLAENK, encoded by the coding sequence ATGAAAGCAGCCAAGTTCTCCTCCCGCAACATTTTCACATTTTTCTTTTGCATGATTTTGCTGGAGGTAGCATTCCCTAAAAGCCTATCTGCTCAAACCGTGTATAGCACCCATGCAGGCAAGGCGGGCACAGTGAAAGTGAGTGGCACCTCAGATCTGCAAACCTGGACCGTCACCTCTACAGAAGCAGAAAGCCAAGGCGTCTTCACTCTGGATGAGAAAAATCAGATGAAAGCTATTAGCCAGCTACAATTCACCCTGAAAGCCAACTCCTTGCAAGGCGGACTGAAGATCATGGACCATAAAGCCCACAAGGCTTTAAAGGCAAGCAAATACCCTGTCATTTCCTTTCAATTAGAAAGCGCTGTTGTATTACCCATTCAAGCGAACCAACAGGTAATCCACGCCACCGGGTCTTTGACGCTTAAAGGCGTTACCCATACTATAACATTACCTATGCTTGCCGTGCTCAACTCAGACCGAAGCTTTACCATTACCGGCACTAAAGCCTTGCGGTTTTCAGATTACCTCATCAAAGCACCTAGTTTTATGGGAGGTGCCATGCAGGCAGGCAATGACATCACTGTTGATATTCTCCTCACCTACCTTCCGCCACAGACGCAAGTTCTAGCAGAAAATAAGTAA